In one window of Pseudoalteromonas espejiana DSM 9414 DNA:
- the trpB gene encoding tryptophan synthase subunit beta — MQNPAYFGEFGGMFVPELLVPALKQLENEFNKAQKDPEFQEEFTKLLNEYAGRPTPLTLTRNLIKNPKVKLYLKREDLLHGGAHKTNQVLGQALLTKRMGKKEVIAETGAGQHGVATALACALLGLKCRIYMGAKDVERQQPNVFRMKLMGAEVIPVTAGSGTLKDAVNEALRDWSANYQEAHYLLGTAAGPHPFPTIVREYQKIIGEEAKQQILKAEGRLPDAVLACVGGGSNAIGMFTDFIDEPSVKLIGVEPAGKGLDTHEHGATICKGTKGILHGTYTYIMQNDDGQIEESYSVSAGLDYPAVGPQHAFLHESGRAQYVGITDTEALDAFQALAKNEGIIPALESSHALAYALKYAEEQTEESILVVNLSGRGDKDLTHVHTVLSQGGQL; from the coding sequence ATGCAAAATCCAGCTTATTTTGGCGAGTTTGGCGGTATGTTTGTACCTGAGCTACTTGTCCCTGCGCTTAAGCAGTTAGAAAACGAATTTAACAAAGCACAAAAAGATCCTGAGTTTCAGGAAGAGTTTACCAAGTTACTCAACGAGTATGCAGGACGCCCTACGCCACTTACTTTAACGCGTAACTTAATTAAAAACCCTAAAGTTAAGCTTTACCTAAAACGCGAAGATTTATTACACGGTGGCGCGCACAAAACCAACCAAGTACTTGGTCAAGCGTTGCTAACTAAGCGTATGGGTAAAAAAGAAGTTATTGCAGAAACGGGCGCAGGCCAACACGGCGTTGCAACAGCTCTTGCGTGTGCATTACTTGGCTTAAAATGCCGAATTTATATGGGTGCTAAAGATGTTGAGCGCCAACAGCCAAACGTATTTAGAATGAAATTAATGGGCGCAGAGGTTATTCCGGTAACCGCGGGCTCTGGCACATTAAAAGATGCGGTAAACGAAGCACTACGTGACTGGTCTGCAAATTATCAAGAGGCGCATTACTTACTTGGTACCGCTGCGGGGCCTCACCCATTCCCAACAATTGTACGAGAGTATCAAAAAATTATTGGTGAAGAAGCTAAACAGCAAATACTAAAAGCTGAAGGCCGCTTACCCGATGCGGTACTTGCGTGTGTTGGCGGTGGCTCTAACGCTATTGGTATGTTTACAGACTTTATCGACGAGCCAAGTGTAAAACTCATTGGTGTGGAGCCTGCTGGTAAAGGGTTAGATACCCACGAGCACGGCGCTACCATATGTAAAGGCACCAAAGGCATTTTACATGGTACGTATACTTACATTATGCAAAACGACGATGGTCAAATCGAAGAGTCATACTCGGTATCTGCTGGTCTTGATTACCCAGCAGTTGGCCCACAGCACGCGTTTTTACACGAATCAGGTCGTGCACAATATGTTGGTATTACCGATACAGAAGCACTTGATGCGTTCCAAGCGCTGGCTAAAAATGAAGGTATTATTCCAGCTCTTGAATCAAGCCATGCCCTTGCTTATGCACTTAAATACGCAGAAGAGCAAACAGAAGAAAGCATTTTAGTGGTTAACTTAAGTGGCCGTGGCGACAAAGATTTAACGCACGTACACACTGTTTTATCACAAGGAGGTCAACTATGA
- the trpA gene encoding tryptophan synthase subunit alpha, whose protein sequence is MSQLNTDRYGKTFAALNEQKQGAFVPFVTIGDPGKEQSIAIIKSLIDGGADALELGIPFSDPIADGPVIQAANIRALDVNINTQDCFDIIKEIRDYNADIPIGLLLYSNLVFKRGLEAFYKDAKAAGVDSILVADVPLHESKMFRKAAMANGVDPIFIATPNADDDTLRQCASYGRGYTYLLSRAGVTGTDTKAQMPAGNIVTKLKEYHAAPALLGFGISTPDDVKAALNAGAAGAISGSAVVKIIEANLNDLDAMTAQLKAFVSEMKAATAL, encoded by the coding sequence ATGAGCCAGTTAAATACAGATCGTTACGGTAAAACATTTGCTGCACTTAATGAGCAAAAACAAGGTGCATTTGTACCCTTTGTTACTATTGGTGACCCTGGTAAAGAGCAAAGTATTGCCATTATTAAAAGCCTAATTGACGGTGGCGCTGATGCACTAGAGCTTGGTATTCCGTTTTCAGATCCAATCGCCGATGGCCCAGTTATTCAAGCTGCTAATATTCGCGCGCTTGATGTAAATATTAACACCCAAGATTGCTTTGATATTATTAAAGAAATACGCGATTACAATGCAGATATTCCTATTGGTTTGTTACTGTACTCTAACCTTGTGTTTAAGCGCGGCCTTGAGGCATTTTATAAAGATGCAAAAGCGGCGGGCGTAGATTCAATTTTAGTTGCTGATGTGCCACTGCATGAGTCTAAAATGTTTAGAAAAGCCGCTATGGCAAACGGTGTAGACCCAATATTTATTGCTACACCTAATGCTGATGACGATACACTGCGCCAATGTGCGTCTTACGGGCGTGGTTACACGTATTTACTATCGCGTGCAGGTGTTACCGGTACCGATACTAAAGCACAAATGCCAGCGGGCAACATTGTTACTAAATTAAAAGAATACCATGCAGCCCCTGCTTTATTGGGCTTTGGTATTTCAACACCCGATGATGTAAAAGCAGCGCTAAATGCAGGTGCCGCCGGTGCAATTTCAGGCTCAGCCGTCGTTAAAATTATTGAGGCTAATCTTAATGATTTAGACGCAATGACCGCTCAGTTAAAAGCGTTTGTAAGTGAAATGAAAGCGGCAACCGCATTATAA
- a CDS encoding type 1 glutamine amidotransferase domain-containing protein yields MTTLQTSTRLQGKKIAILATDGFEQSELLSPRDALLNAGADIEIVSIKEGQITGWDEDKWGDKVSVDKLVTNASASDYDALMLPGGLFNPDSLRQDKHAKAFIDGFFGAEKNKPVAAICHAPWLLAEINKLRDRTVTSFPSIKSDLINAGANWVDEEVSVDQGLVTSRSPADLEAFNAKFIEEILEGKHQAH; encoded by the coding sequence ATGACTACATTACAAACCAGCACACGTTTACAAGGCAAAAAAATTGCAATTTTAGCTACAGATGGCTTTGAACAAAGTGAACTGTTATCTCCACGAGATGCTTTATTAAACGCAGGTGCCGATATTGAAATAGTATCTATTAAAGAAGGTCAGATCACCGGTTGGGACGAAGACAAATGGGGCGACAAAGTAAGCGTGGATAAGCTTGTAACTAATGCAAGTGCCAGCGATTACGATGCACTTATGTTGCCTGGCGGTTTATTTAACCCAGATTCTCTTCGTCAAGATAAACACGCAAAGGCCTTTATAGATGGATTTTTTGGGGCCGAAAAAAATAAACCTGTAGCGGCTATTTGCCACGCGCCTTGGCTACTTGCCGAGATAAATAAATTACGCGATCGCACTGTCACTTCATTCCCAAGTATTAAAAGTGATTTAATTAACGCTGGCGCAAATTGGGTAGATGAAGAAGTTAGTGTTGATCAAGGCTTAGTAACAAGTAGAAGCCCCGCAGATTTAGAAGCATTTAACGCTAAATTTATTGAAGAAATTTTAGAAGGTAAGCACCAAGCTCACTAA
- a CDS encoding HU family DNA-binding protein — protein sequence MNKAQLIAQIAKSSELTKKDSQAAITSLQKVITKSLSEGDQVQINGFGTFALSYYPARTGRNPQTGEAIEIEGANKAVFKPAKALKDLL from the coding sequence ATGAACAAAGCCCAACTTATTGCCCAAATAGCCAAAAGCAGTGAACTTACAAAAAAAGACAGCCAAGCTGCCATAACAAGCTTACAAAAAGTAATTACTAAATCGCTCTCGGAAGGCGACCAAGTGCAAATAAATGGTTTTGGTACCTTTGCATTAAGTTACTACCCAGCACGTACAGGACGTAATCCGCAAACCGGTGAGGCCATTGAAATAGAAGGCGCTAATAAAGCGGTATTTAAACCTGCTAAAGCATTAAAAGATCTTCTTTAA
- a CDS encoding inner membrane-spanning protein YciB — MHAFIEYIPLILFFAVFKLVDIYWATGLLMVTTLIQVAYSYYKHGTVPTRQWLFFGIAAVFGTLTLVLHDEQYIKWKATLIYAGLSLTLLISRYALNKNLVKKGLSSILENANDSKQEISVPEPLWNKLNLMWVAITAGIAVLNIYIAYNFSLDFWVNFKVFGLMGITFVSIFATIIALYKYLPDEEEPAK; from the coding sequence ATGCACGCATTTATTGAATACATTCCGCTCATATTATTTTTTGCGGTATTTAAATTAGTAGATATTTACTGGGCCACAGGCCTTTTAATGGTCACTACGCTTATTCAAGTTGCGTATAGCTACTATAAGCATGGTACCGTCCCTACCCGCCAATGGCTGTTTTTTGGCATTGCCGCTGTATTTGGTACGCTTACGTTGGTATTACACGACGAGCAATATATTAAGTGGAAAGCCACCCTTATTTACGCAGGTTTAAGTTTAACGCTTCTTATCAGCCGCTACGCGCTAAATAAAAACCTAGTAAAAAAAGGATTAAGTTCAATACTCGAAAACGCGAACGATTCAAAACAAGAAATTTCCGTGCCAGAGCCGCTATGGAACAAACTTAACTTAATGTGGGTTGCTATAACGGCTGGTATTGCAGTGCTCAATATTTACATTGCTTATAATTTTTCGCTCGATTTTTGGGTTAACTTTAAAGTGTTTGGCTTAATGGGCATTACGTTTGTGAGTATTTTTGCCACCATTATTGCTTTATACAAATACCTACCAGATGAAGAAGAACCTGCTAAGTAA
- a CDS encoding CPBP family intramembrane glutamic endopeptidase, giving the protein MNANQYRWFEFTLIFVLLPIIGFSLRSYLANWLIPALIVLMSVCCMLLLSDPHFKRFRLTTLGQFSAVRRRLFSFFFLGALFSGVFYGIIHQENWFSLPRNSFNDWLLLIFLYPLLSVLPQELIFRTYFFHRYKRIMPRKNLRIVVSATVFALAHVVYANWVAVGLAFLGGLLFSFTYAQSRSTIVCVIEHSLWGLWMFTLGIGSSLDSGALS; this is encoded by the coding sequence TTGAACGCCAATCAATATCGCTGGTTTGAATTTACCCTTATATTTGTATTATTGCCTATAATAGGCTTTTCCCTTCGTAGTTATTTAGCTAATTGGCTAATACCCGCACTAATAGTTTTAATGAGTGTGTGCTGTATGTTGCTACTTAGCGACCCTCACTTTAAGCGCTTTAGACTCACAACCCTTGGGCAGTTTTCGGCAGTTAGACGCAGGCTTTTTAGTTTCTTTTTTTTAGGCGCCCTGTTTTCCGGCGTTTTTTACGGCATTATTCACCAAGAGAATTGGTTTAGCCTACCCCGAAACTCTTTTAACGACTGGCTATTACTCATTTTTTTATACCCGTTACTTTCGGTATTGCCGCAAGAACTAATATTTAGAACCTACTTTTTTCATCGTTATAAACGCATTATGCCCAGAAAAAATCTTCGTATTGTGGTTAGCGCCACGGTGTTTGCGCTTGCGCATGTAGTGTATGCAAATTGGGTAGCCGTAGGATTAGCATTTTTAGGCGGGTTGTTATTTTCGTTTACTTATGCGCAAAGCCGCTCAACCATAGTGTGCGTTATTGAGCATAGTTTATGGGGGTTATGGATGTTCACTTTAGGTATTGGCAGCTCGTTAGACTCAGGCGCTTTAAGCTAA
- a CDS encoding sodium-dependent transporter, with amino-acid sequence MSNNREHFSSRLGFILAAAGSAVGIGNLVGFPVSATKNGGGAFLLVYALFVAFICLPVMMAEMAMGRNAQKDPLGSYKALANNDKKWKFAGFLAVLTPFMIAVFYMVITVWIFGYLSQTAVGNLDILADPSHFGSFINSYTVFGYMAVVVIIVNLILLGGVKQGIEKAAKFLMPALFVMLLALVAYVLTLDNAMAGVKYYVIPDFSKMSASVLNGALSQAFFSLSLGMGILMTYASYISKKDDIVGSAKMVAITDSLVAFVAGLMVLPAIFSFDPNTDPAALSDSSVSMIFVYLPKILLALQNDIGYFGASAVAFSFFLLVFFAAITSLVSIVEVPTATLSDRKGISRKKALGILTLATGVLTILCTMSFGMVDSLTSFTSYGGGNKSFFDIVYDVFYDTILPLNGLMVCLFVMYRWKKARLTQELSQGSPKYAGSFMEKYVNFSLSTFIPIILLVIFINTVATKFFALKLFGF; translated from the coding sequence ATGAGCAATAATAGAGAGCACTTTAGCTCCCGTCTTGGCTTTATACTCGCTGCAGCAGGCTCGGCAGTAGGTATTGGCAACTTAGTAGGTTTTCCTGTTTCTGCAACTAAAAACGGTGGTGGTGCTTTTTTACTCGTCTACGCCTTGTTTGTTGCTTTTATTTGTTTACCAGTAATGATGGCCGAAATGGCAATGGGGCGTAACGCTCAAAAAGATCCCCTTGGTTCATACAAAGCATTAGCTAATAACGATAAAAAATGGAAGTTTGCTGGGTTCTTAGCGGTTTTAACGCCATTTATGATTGCTGTATTTTACATGGTAATTACTGTGTGGATTTTTGGCTATTTAAGCCAAACCGCAGTTGGTAACCTTGATATATTGGCCGATCCCAGCCACTTTGGCAGTTTTATTAACAGCTACACTGTGTTTGGTTATATGGCAGTAGTGGTTATTATTGTTAACCTTATTTTGCTCGGTGGGGTTAAGCAAGGCATTGAAAAAGCGGCTAAATTTTTAATGCCTGCGCTGTTTGTAATGCTATTAGCACTTGTTGCTTACGTACTTACCCTTGATAACGCAATGGCCGGTGTTAAGTATTATGTAATTCCTGATTTTTCTAAAATGAGTGCAAGCGTACTTAATGGTGCATTAAGCCAAGCGTTTTTCTCACTTTCGTTAGGTATGGGTATATTAATGACCTACGCGTCTTATATTTCTAAAAAAGACGACATAGTAGGTAGTGCTAAAATGGTTGCCATTACCGACTCGTTAGTGGCATTTGTAGCGGGTTTAATGGTGTTACCCGCCATATTTAGCTTTGATCCAAATACAGACCCAGCCGCGCTTTCTGACTCATCTGTTTCAATGATATTTGTATACTTGCCAAAAATACTATTAGCCCTACAAAACGACATTGGTTACTTTGGCGCATCAGCCGTTGCGTTCTCGTTCTTTTTATTAGTATTTTTTGCAGCAATTACTTCACTGGTTTCCATTGTAGAAGTACCTACTGCAACGTTAAGCGATCGTAAGGGCATAAGCCGTAAAAAAGCACTTGGCATTTTAACCTTAGCAACAGGTGTATTAACTATATTATGTACAATGTCGTTTGGTATGGTAGATAGCTTAACTTCGTTTACCAGTTACGGTGGTGGAAATAAGAGCTTTTTTGATATTGTTTATGATGTATTTTACGACACAATTTTACCGCTAAATGGCTTAATGGTGTGTTTGTTTGTAATGTACCGCTGGAAAAAAGCACGTTTAACACAAGAGCTAAGCCAAGGCTCGCCTAAATACGCTGGCAGCTTTATGGAAAAATACGTTAACTTTTCGCTTTCAACGTTTATCCCTATTATTCTACTGGTGATATTTATTAATACGGTTGCCACAAAGTTTTTTGCTTTAAAGCTATTTGGCTTTTAG
- a CDS encoding YciI family protein: protein MLYMIYSTDVENSLSLRKEARPAHLARLSELDSQNRLFVAGPLPAIDSEDPQDAGFTGSLVIAEFESLEKAREWAAADPYVAAGVYANSVVKPYKKVLPA from the coding sequence ATGTTGTACATGATTTATTCAACCGACGTTGAAAACAGTTTATCGCTTAGAAAAGAAGCCCGCCCTGCCCATTTAGCGCGTTTAAGCGAACTAGACTCTCAAAACCGTTTATTTGTTGCGGGCCCGCTTCCTGCAATCGATAGTGAAGACCCTCAAGATGCTGGTTTTACCGGTTCATTAGTTATTGCTGAATTTGAGTCATTAGAAAAAGCACGTGAGTGGGCAGCAGCCGACCCATATGTTGCGGCAGGTGTGTATGCTAATTCAGTTGTTAAGCCCTATAAAAAAGTATTACCAGCGTAA
- a CDS encoding PepSY domain-containing protein, whose protein sequence is MRVLLTLGLIACISVSGAVHASATAHKAVKTEISKKKAVILAKEETDGKTLKITEQAKFYTVRILKSDGHVVDLHINKKTGEVKKD, encoded by the coding sequence ATGCGTGTATTATTAACCCTTGGTTTAATTGCTTGTATTAGCGTCAGTGGCGCCGTACACGCAAGTGCAACTGCTCATAAAGCAGTAAAAACTGAGATCAGTAAAAAGAAAGCCGTAATACTTGCAAAAGAAGAAACAGACGGTAAAACCTTAAAAATTACAGAACAAGCAAAATTTTATACTGTACGTATACTCAAATCTGACGGCCACGTCGTTGATTTACATATAAATAAAAAAACCGGCGAAGTGAAAAAGGATTAA
- a CDS encoding response regulator transcription factor yields the protein MRILVIEDDLHLADNLRNALEKERYSVDLCHDGEAGLFHITEYPLDMAVVDLGLPKIDGIELINKARAQGVTIPILILTARDRWQDKVEGLDAGADDYLTKPFHVEELIARCNALIRRSAGKANPEMTAGPIKIHTRSQQVWVDDKELSLTAYEYKVLEYLMVNPQKVISKSELTEHIYDQDFDLDSNVIEVFVLRLRKKLDPEGTLNPVETLRGRGYRLKSQW from the coding sequence ATGCGAATTTTAGTTATAGAAGATGATTTACACTTAGCAGATAACCTACGTAATGCCTTAGAAAAAGAGCGTTACAGTGTAGATTTATGCCACGATGGTGAAGCAGGCCTTTTCCACATTACAGAATACCCGCTAGATATGGCGGTTGTTGATTTAGGTTTACCAAAAATTGATGGTATTGAGCTTATTAACAAAGCACGTGCACAAGGCGTAACAATCCCTATTTTAATTTTAACAGCACGCGACCGTTGGCAAGATAAAGTTGAAGGCCTTGATGCAGGTGCTGATGATTACTTAACTAAGCCATTTCATGTTGAAGAATTAATTGCACGTTGTAACGCGCTTATTCGTCGTAGTGCGGGTAAAGCAAACCCAGAAATGACTGCAGGTCCAATTAAAATTCATACTCGTTCACAACAAGTATGGGTTGATGATAAAGAACTTAGCCTTACAGCATATGAGTACAAAGTACTTGAATACTTAATGGTTAACCCGCAAAAAGTAATTTCTAAGTCAGAACTTACTGAACATATTTACGACCAAGATTTCGATCTTGATTCTAACGTAATCGAAGTATTTGTACTGCGCTTACGCAAAAAATTAGACCCTGAAGGCACATTAAACCCAGTAGAGACACTACGTGGGCGTGGTTACAGGCTTAAAAGCCAGTGGTAG
- a CDS encoding ATP-binding protein produces the protein MVAAQISLKIRQGFILVFVLIVALPILFYSIGKAYYASLVETTEKNLEAHLYSLISEVDFTERGIIMPSTILTPELNNLNSDTYAMIYRDDVPVWHSESAVNVNFKPEYIEPKAGAADFRRVVYNNAVYWQLSLTVILNNIDQSEQARFILLKRNDALLRLMDGFKQTLVDWMFIMGIAIAALMAIGFIWSGRPLQRLDKEIKAIESGDIQEIKGLYPVELQTIKSDLNLLLESQQRQKERYRASLSDLAHALKTPLAVLKSSPLANDADAQEQLDRINVMIEHQLKRAATGASDTWKKQTPVKPVVDSILSAMSKVYRDKDIIFNCTVTDKDYFLGDQTDLMELLGNLIDNACKACRSQVEVQVIQSKTLCIGISDDGPGVPEDKRESLLTRGTRLDTYESGHGVGMAIVSDLVKSYNGNLTINKSDTLGGAQFILEFDYNDKK, from the coding sequence GTGGTAGCAGCACAAATATCGCTTAAAATAAGGCAAGGATTTATCCTTGTCTTTGTTTTAATAGTGGCACTGCCCATTTTATTTTATTCCATTGGTAAAGCCTATTATGCTTCGCTTGTGGAAACCACCGAAAAAAACTTAGAAGCCCACTTATACTCCCTCATTTCTGAAGTCGACTTTACTGAGCGCGGCATCATTATGCCCAGCACTATTTTAACGCCAGAATTAAATAACCTTAACTCAGATACTTACGCAATGATTTACCGTGATGATGTGCCTGTGTGGCATTCAGAGTCAGCAGTAAATGTAAACTTTAAACCTGAGTATATTGAGCCTAAAGCCGGTGCTGCTGATTTTAGACGCGTTGTTTACAATAATGCGGTGTACTGGCAACTTAGCTTAACGGTTATTTTAAATAATATTGATCAGTCAGAGCAGGCCCGTTTTATTTTATTAAAACGAAACGATGCGCTCTTGCGCCTTATGGATGGCTTTAAGCAAACCTTAGTAGACTGGATGTTTATTATGGGTATTGCGATTGCAGCCTTAATGGCGATTGGCTTTATTTGGAGTGGCAGACCGCTGCAACGCCTAGATAAAGAAATAAAAGCGATTGAATCGGGCGATATTCAAGAGATTAAAGGCCTTTACCCTGTTGAGTTACAAACAATTAAGTCTGACCTAAATTTATTACTTGAGTCGCAACAACGACAAAAAGAGCGTTACAGAGCCTCTTTAAGCGATTTAGCACATGCACTTAAAACACCACTTGCCGTTTTAAAATCAAGCCCGCTTGCAAACGATGCCGATGCACAAGAGCAACTTGATAGAATTAATGTGATGATCGAACATCAGTTAAAACGCGCTGCAACGGGTGCATCTGACACATGGAAAAAACAAACCCCAGTTAAGCCTGTGGTTGATTCTATTTTAAGTGCCATGTCTAAAGTGTACCGCGATAAAGACATTATATTTAATTGCACAGTAACCGATAAAGATTACTTTTTAGGGGACCAAACCGACTTAATGGAATTATTGGGTAACTTAATTGATAACGCCTGTAAAGCATGTCGCTCGCAAGTAGAAGTACAAGTAATCCAAAGCAAAACACTGTGCATTGGTATAAGTGACGACGGCCCTGGTGTACCAGAGGATAAACGCGAGTCTTTATTAACCCGAGGAACGCGCCTTGATACATACGAAAGCGGGCACGGTGTCGGAATGGCTATCGTATCTGACTTAGTTAAATCGTATAACGGTAATTTAACTATTAATAAGTCTGATACGTTAGGCGGTGCACAATTTATTTTAGAGTTTGATTACAATGACAAAAAGTAG
- a CDS encoding AI-2E family transporter encodes MASLTGVNKSLIIFAALVVVLAGIKAASVIIIPFILAAFIAIVCNPLISFFGRYRIPKGIAVVLVVLIIVGLGVSLGGLVGQSVNDFSQQLPEYKAKLQEEFVWLVDLASQYNILIDRDQILSMFDPGKMVDVATNMLTGLGGVMANMFLIILTVVFMLFEGPTLSKKIHMALADPDRKMEQIDRFLVSINSYLAIKTLVSLGTGIIAAFYLWILDVDYFVLWGVLAFMFNYIPNIGSIIAAVPAVLLALITQGPLTAGLVGAGYLTINTVMGNIVEPKFMGKGLGLSTLVVFLSLIFWGWLLGTVGMLLSVPLTMIVKIALEASDEGRWVATLLGTGENIKN; translated from the coding sequence TTGGCAAGTTTAACTGGCGTAAATAAAAGCTTAATCATTTTTGCAGCTCTAGTGGTTGTGTTAGCCGGCATTAAAGCCGCGAGCGTGATAATAATCCCGTTTATTTTGGCAGCTTTTATAGCCATAGTATGCAACCCGTTAATCAGTTTTTTTGGTCGCTACCGCATCCCCAAAGGGATTGCTGTTGTACTTGTGGTGCTTATTATTGTTGGCCTTGGGGTAAGCCTAGGTGGGCTTGTGGGGCAATCAGTTAACGACTTTTCACAACAACTTCCTGAATATAAAGCAAAGCTTCAAGAAGAGTTTGTATGGCTGGTGGATTTAGCCTCGCAATACAATATTTTAATCGATAGAGATCAAATTCTATCAATGTTTGATCCTGGTAAAATGGTTGATGTAGCCACTAATATGCTCACTGGCTTAGGTGGGGTTATGGCAAATATGTTTCTGATTATTTTAACAGTTGTATTTATGTTATTTGAAGGCCCCACGCTTAGCAAAAAAATTCATATGGCGTTGGCCGACCCTGATCGCAAAATGGAGCAAATTGACCGGTTTTTGGTTTCTATTAACTCTTACTTAGCTATTAAAACCTTAGTTAGTTTAGGCACGGGGATAATTGCTGCCTTTTACTTATGGATTTTAGATGTTGATTACTTTGTACTTTGGGGCGTGCTTGCCTTTATGTTTAATTACATTCCTAATATCGGCTCTATCATTGCAGCTGTGCCTGCCGTGCTATTAGCACTTATTACACAAGGACCATTAACAGCGGGGCTTGTAGGGGCCGGTTATTTAACAATTAACACTGTAATGGGTAATATTGTAGAGCCAAAATTTATGGGCAAAGGGCTAGGGCTTTCTACCTTGGTGGTATTTTTGTCGTTAATATTTTGGGGCTGGCTGCTCGGCACTGTGGGTATGTTGCTGTCGGTTCCGCTAACGATGATTGTAAAAATTGCGCTTGAGGCAAGTGACGAAGGACGCTGGGTAGCGACGTTGCTTGGCACAGGGGAAAATATTAAAAATTAA
- a CDS encoding TIGR01777 family oxidoreductase — MHIFFTGATGLIGKHLTPFLLHHHKVTVLSRNKTKAHVLLGHNIDVVTAVVDIDFNNIDVVINLAGEPIVNKRWTQSQKQIIRDSRIKLTEHISDAIVKCATPPTTFISGSAIGYYGRQGDTPVDETTHKVHDEFSHQLCKDWEHAALKAQSDKTRVCLLRTGIVLSKQGGALSKMLPAFKFFLGGPIGDGKQGMSWIHIDDMIQLILFIIKHKEVSGPVNATAPAPVSNKVFSKSLASALSRPAALTMPAGVLKVLMGEMSDLLITGQYVIPKVALDHNYRFHFTDIDSALSSLIK; from the coding sequence ATGCATATATTTTTTACAGGTGCCACTGGGTTAATTGGCAAACACTTAACCCCTTTTTTATTACATCATCACAAAGTAACCGTACTTAGCCGCAACAAAACTAAAGCACATGTGCTATTAGGCCATAATATTGATGTTGTTACCGCCGTGGTAGATATTGATTTTAACAATATTGATGTTGTTATTAACCTCGCCGGCGAACCAATCGTTAATAAACGCTGGACCCAATCACAAAAGCAAATTATTAGAGACTCTCGCATAAAGCTCACTGAACATATTAGTGATGCCATTGTAAAGTGTGCTACACCTCCCACCACGTTTATATCTGGCAGTGCTATTGGATACTACGGCAGGCAAGGCGATACGCCTGTTGATGAAACCACCCATAAAGTACATGATGAGTTTAGCCATCAACTATGCAAAGATTGGGAGCACGCTGCGCTTAAAGCACAAAGTGATAAAACCCGAGTTTGCTTATTACGCACGGGTATTGTGTTAAGCAAACAAGGCGGTGCACTAAGCAAAATGCTACCTGCGTTTAAGTTTTTTTTAGGCGGCCCGATTGGCGATGGTAAGCAAGGTATGTCGTGGATACATATTGATGACATGATTCAGCTTATTTTATTTATTATTAAACATAAAGAGGTGTCTGGGCCCGTTAATGCAACTGCGCCAGCTCCTGTAAGTAATAAAGTATTTAGTAAAAGCTTAGCAAGTGCCCTTTCTCGCCCTGCAGCACTCACAATGCCTGCGGGCGTATTAAAAGTGTTAATGGGTGAAATGTCTGATTTGCTTATTACAGGCCAATATGTGATCCCTAAAGTGGCGCTGGATCATAACTACCGGTTTCACTTTACTGATATTGATTCAGCCCTCAGCAGCTTGATTAAATAG